GGGATGGCGCAGGCGATACAATTGGTCAAACAGGATCGCGCTGACTTCACCATGAACGATAATCTTGCGGTGTTGGATTATCTTAAAAAGTTCCCAGACAGTAGCCTTGAGATTAAACTGGTAGCGCCGCCAAGTGAGCAGCGTGGTTCAGGCTTAGTACTGCTTAAAGGCGATGATGCCGTGGTAGCAAAATTAGATGAGGCCATGGCTGCGCTGCAAGCTGATGGCACGCTTGCCAAGCTTAGTGATACCTTCTTTGGTGATGATATAAGTCAACAAAAATAATGGCATGGTTAGCTGAACTATTGGCATTATTGCCATTTATGAGCCCTGATCGGGCGCATATTGTCATCACTTCGTTTTGGCCGATGCTCAAAGGTGGTATTTATTACTCGATACCGTTGGCATTGATTTCATTTGCGATAGGTATGTGTATTGCCTTGAGCGTGGCGCTGATTCGTATCGTGCCACGCGCTAGCTGGTGGCATGAGATTATTTATCGCATTGCGCGCATTTACGTCTCTGCTATTCGCGGCACACCGATGTTAGTGCAGCTGTTTATTATCTTTTATGGTCTGCCTAGCATAGGACTTAAGCTCGATCCATTTCCATCAGCAATTATTGCCTTTTCGCTCAATATTGGTGCTTATGCGTCAGAGACCGTGCGCGCGTCCATTTTGTCCATTCCAAAAGGACAGTGGGAGGCTGGTTCGACAGTTGGGCTGACTTATCTACAAACTTTTAGACATGTGATTTTGCCACAAGCGCTTAGAGTGTCGGTACCGCCGTTATCCAATACTTTCATTAGTCTGGTAAAAGACACGTCTTTAGCGTCCTTAGTGCTAGTCACCGAGCTGTTTAAGCAGGCGCAAATTATCACCGCGCGTAATTATGAGTTTATGTTGGTTTATACTGAAGCGGCGGTTATATATTGGGGTATTTGTTTGTTCCTAACCTTTATCCAAGGTAGGCTCGAGACCAGACTTGATCGCTATGTCGCCAAATAAACTGTTTACCAGTCCCACCGTATGGCTATTAATACCTTCGCTATAGTTAAAACCAGCACAACAATTAAGAGATGCGTAACAGGAATTTTTATGATTCAAGTCAATAATATTCACAAAGCCTTTGGCAGCAACCAAGTGCTTAAAGGCATTGATTTGACCATTCACAAAGGTAAGGTGGTGGTGATACTTGGGCCATCGGGTTCAGGCAAAACGACATTTCTACGTTGTCTAAATGCGCTCGAAATTCCTGATCAAGGGGTCATTGCCTTTGATGATGGCAGCTTAACAGTAGACTTCGTCACTAAGCCTAAGAAGAAAACCTTATTAGCGTTACAACGTAAGTCAGGTATGGTATTTCAGTCTTATAATTTATTTCCGCATAAGACCGCTCTTGAGAATTTAACTTTAGGGCCGGTAGTGGTACAAGGTAGAAGTAAAGCAGAAGGTCGCAAACAAGCATTGGCACTACTCGAAAAAGTGGGCCTGTTGGACAAAGCTGATTTATATCCTTTTCAGTTATCTGGCGGTCAGCAGCAGCGAATTGGCATTGCCCGTGCGCTCGCTATTGAACCTTCTTTACTATTGTTTGATGAACCCACTTCCGCTCTTGATCCCGAGTTGGTGCAATATGTCTTAGCGACTATGAAGCAGCTGGCATCTGAAGGCTGGACGATGGTGGTGGTTACTCATGAGATTAACTTTGCTCGTGATGTGGCTGACCATGTGGTACTGATTGAGGATGGGCACATAGTTGAGGAAGGCAGCGCTGAGCAGATGTTTGAGTTATCAACCCATCCGCGTACACAGGCGTTCTTACAGCGTATTGAGCAGTAACTTAACAGCAATAACTGAAAAGTAGTAGTTGAACCATGCATTCTCGTAGTAGTTGCTAAAAAAGCCAGCTAATCGCAATTAGCTGGCTTTTTTATTACAAGTAATGAATGACCTATTCGAATTAACGATTATGCCTCTATACTATTTATTATTGTTTTGGTCATTATTCTAGATTAATTATCGTACTGGGCGAATAAACGGCATATGTCTATTCACGTCTTTATATAGTAAGTATCTAAACGGACCAGGTCCGCCAGCGTAACAAGATTGCGGGCAGAATGCACGCAGCCACATAAAGTCGCCCGCTTCAACTTCTACCCATTCACCGTTTAAGTGATAGACGGCTTTGCCTTCTAGTACATACAAACCATGTTCCATAACATGAGTTTCATCAAATGGAATCACGCCACCTGGCTGGAAAGTGACGATATTCACATGCATGTCGTGACGCATATCAGACTGCTCTGTAAATCGAGTGGTTGTCCATACGCCCCCTGTGTTCGGCATCTCAATAGCTTCAACATCGTGATCGCTTGTAACAAAGGCTTCGGGCGCATCAATACCGTCTACAAATTGATAAGCTTTGCGGATCCAATGAAATTTAACATGCTTTTCGCTATTGTTTTTCAGTGTCCATTTGCAGCCAGGTGGTAAAAATGCATAACCACCCGATTCAAGATGATGCGACTCACCTTCAATAGTCATGTCCATTTCACCTTCAACGATGAATATAACACCTTCGGCATTTGCATCTAACTCAGGCTTTTCTGAGCCACCATTAGGCTCAACTTCAACGATATACTGTGAGAAGGTTTCAGAGAAACCTGAAAGTGGACGTGCAAGCACCCACATCCGCATTCCTTCCCAAAAAGGTAAATAGCTAATAACAATGTCGGTTAGTACACGTTTGGGAATAATCGCATAACCTTCGGTGAAGATAGCGCGATCGGAGAGTAACTGTGTTTGCGGAGGCAAGCCGCCAGTTGGTGCGTAATAAGTACTTTTTGTAGACATTGTTAATGCTCCTTAGTGGTTTTGTGCCGCGATAAATTTGTGTCTGAACCTTTGAGTTTGAATCGTGGAGCAAAGGTTCGGTAATTATCTTAAAGCGCTTGGCTGGGATTTCCCTTTAAACACTAAATCAAACGCAGCTTGAAAGGCTAAGCTATTGTCAAAATCGTGAGACGTTAGACATAGCCCGGTAGTTTGGATGGTTTGGATGGTTTGGATGGTTTTTATTTTGTGTATCGACAATTGCTGCCAGCATACTTTTTAGAACACTACCAAAATTATTAATCATCTGACTATAGCAACTAAGCCTGAGCTTTAGCCTGCTCAGCAGATACATCGATGCAAACTTCCCAATCATCAATCTCGAATTCATGGCAATTATTGCCTTCACCATTGATGCGATCGACCACTAAAAAGTCACAATCAGCGTTTAGTGCGAGTAGCGGATGATGCCAAACGTTAGCGTCATACTGCACGCCTTGATGCGAATGAGCATAAAACACTTCTAAATCGTCAGCTGATTTAGGCGCATCGCCAGCTTTGGCCACAACGACTAGATAGTCTGTGGAATTCATAGAAAAGAAGGCTTGCGTGCCAAACGGATGATATTCCATAACCGATAGCGTAATTGGGCAATCACGTCTTTTAGTACGAAAAATACTAAAACCAACTTCGCCACCGTCTAGACCAACTTTTGAGATGGCATTATGACGACAGGCGTAGCCGCGATTGATATCCCAACTGTTTTCAGGACATTTTTCTTGATCATCATAAGGCTCAATCACTGAGCCATAAGGAGCAAACGCAGCTTTAGTTAGAGGCTTGGCAATGATTGTGGTGGTCATAAGTTCCCCTTTAGGTTAGTTAGCAAGGTCATTTATTCAGTTGTTTTAGCAACTTATTAAGTGATAGACCGTCAGTGGTCAATAACTGTCTTGCTTTTTTTTATTCGTGAGCTTTTTCTAGCGCTTCACGATCGTTACAGTTAGGCAGTTTACTGCAGATATTATTAAACGATCAGACCAAGTGTC
The sequence above is a segment of the Psychrobacter sp. PL19 genome. Coding sequences within it:
- a CDS encoding bifunctional allantoicase/(S)-ureidoglycine aminohydrolase, which gives rise to MSTKSTYYAPTGGLPPQTQLLSDRAIFTEGYAIIPKRVLTDIVISYLPFWEGMRMWVLARPLSGFSETFSQYIVEVEPNGGSEKPELDANAEGVIFIVEGEMDMTIEGESHHLESGGYAFLPPGCKWTLKNNSEKHVKFHWIRKAYQFVDGIDAPEAFVTSDHDVEAIEMPNTGGVWTTTRFTEQSDMRHDMHVNIVTFQPGGVIPFDETHVMEHGLYVLEGKAVYHLNGEWVEVEAGDFMWLRAFCPQSCYAGGPGPFRYLLYKDVNRHMPFIRPVR
- a CDS encoding amino acid ABC transporter ATP-binding protein, whose protein sequence is MIQVNNIHKAFGSNQVLKGIDLTIHKGKVVVILGPSGSGKTTFLRCLNALEIPDQGVIAFDDGSLTVDFVTKPKKKTLLALQRKSGMVFQSYNLFPHKTALENLTLGPVVVQGRSKAEGRKQALALLEKVGLLDKADLYPFQLSGGQQQRIGIARALAIEPSLLLFDEPTSALDPELVQYVLATMKQLASEGWTMVVVTHEINFARDVADHVVLIEDGHIVEEGSAEQMFELSTHPRTQAFLQRIEQ
- a CDS encoding ureidoglycolate lyase, encoding MTTTIIAKPLTKAAFAPYGSVIEPYDDQEKCPENSWDINRGYACRHNAISKVGLDGGEVGFSIFRTKRRDCPITLSVMEYHPFGTQAFFSMNSTDYLVVVAKAGDAPKSADDLEVFYAHSHQGVQYDANVWHHPLLALNADCDFLVVDRINGEGNNCHEFEIDDWEVCIDVSAEQAKAQA
- a CDS encoding amino acid ABC transporter permease, which produces MAWLAELLALLPFMSPDRAHIVITSFWPMLKGGIYYSIPLALISFAIGMCIALSVALIRIVPRASWWHEIIYRIARIYVSAIRGTPMLVQLFIIFYGLPSIGLKLDPFPSAIIAFSLNIGAYASETVRASILSIPKGQWEAGSTVGLTYLQTFRHVILPQALRVSVPPLSNTFISLVKDTSLASLVLVTELFKQAQIITARNYEFMLVYTEAAVIYWGICLFLTFIQGRLETRLDRYVAK